One genomic window of Paenibacillus xylanilyticus includes the following:
- a CDS encoding beta-galactosidase, with the protein MISSKLPKMFYGGDYNPEQWDHETHLEDLRMFKLAGIDIATINVFSWALIQPDEVTYRFEELDQLINSLYENGVYVCLATSTAAHPAWMAKKYPDVLRVDADGRKRKFGGRHNSCPNSPTYRKYSEKIADKLAERYKDHPAVLVWHISNEYGGDCYCDNCEKAFRVYLKERYKTLDQLNQAWNTNFWGHTFYDWDEIVLPSNLSEHWGNNNSTFQGISLDYSRFNSDSMLDCYRLEYDAIKKHVPDSVVTTNLMGFFKQLDYFKWAKYMDIISWDSYPGLATPFSFTAMAHDLMRGLKDGQPFMLMEQTPSQQNWQPYNSLKRPGVMRLWSYQTIAHGADTIMFFQLRRSIGACEKYHGAVIEHVGHENTRVFREVAQLGKELQLLGDKTLDATVESKVAIVFDWDNWWAIEKSSGPTVALNYVDQIHKYYAAFFRRNIQVDIVSVDTDLSKYDIVLAPVLYMVKPGFAAKLEKFVEAGGTFLTTFFSGIVNESDLVTTGGYPGELRKLLGIWVEEIDALLPEQKNSIVLKDTYGDLQGKYECGMLCDLLHSEGAEVIAEYGDDFYQGMPVVTRNTFGQGEAWYVASDPEERFLDGLLGQLAAAKNIHPLLETPDGVEVSARTKDGKQYLFVMNHNATTQSYELGNDTAQDLLTDRELSGSVEIEGRGVQLLEMK; encoded by the coding sequence TTGATTAGCAGCAAATTACCCAAAATGTTCTATGGCGGTGACTACAACCCTGAACAATGGGATCACGAGACCCATCTTGAAGACCTGCGCATGTTTAAACTGGCAGGGATTGATATCGCCACGATTAACGTTTTCTCCTGGGCTCTAATTCAGCCTGATGAGGTAACCTATAGATTTGAAGAATTGGATCAATTAATTAACAGTCTCTATGAAAACGGTGTCTACGTTTGTCTTGCCACCAGCACGGCTGCTCATCCTGCGTGGATGGCCAAAAAATATCCGGATGTACTGCGTGTGGATGCAGACGGACGCAAACGCAAATTCGGCGGACGCCATAATTCCTGTCCAAACAGCCCAACCTATCGCAAATATTCCGAGAAAATTGCCGATAAACTGGCAGAACGCTACAAAGACCATCCTGCTGTCCTGGTATGGCACATCTCCAATGAATACGGCGGAGACTGCTATTGCGACAACTGCGAGAAAGCCTTCCGTGTTTATTTGAAAGAGCGTTACAAGACGCTGGATCAGCTCAATCAAGCATGGAACACCAACTTCTGGGGCCATACCTTCTATGACTGGGACGAAATCGTTCTGCCAAGCAATCTGAGTGAGCACTGGGGCAACAACAACTCGACGTTCCAAGGCATCTCCCTTGATTACTCCCGCTTCAACTCCGACAGCATGCTTGACTGTTACCGTTTGGAATATGATGCGATCAAGAAGCATGTCCCTGATTCCGTCGTAACAACGAACCTGATGGGATTCTTCAAACAGCTCGATTATTTCAAATGGGCCAAATATATGGATATCATCTCTTGGGACAGCTATCCGGGCCTTGCCACACCATTCAGTTTTACCGCCATGGCACATGATCTGATGCGAGGGCTGAAAGATGGTCAGCCATTCATGCTTATGGAACAGACACCAAGCCAGCAAAACTGGCAGCCGTACAACTCGCTGAAGCGTCCTGGGGTAATGCGACTGTGGAGCTATCAGACGATTGCACATGGCGCAGACACCATTATGTTCTTCCAGCTTCGCCGCTCCATCGGTGCATGCGAGAAGTATCATGGTGCGGTCATCGAGCACGTCGGACACGAGAATACTCGTGTATTCCGCGAAGTCGCCCAGCTTGGCAAGGAGCTGCAATTGCTCGGGGACAAAACACTGGATGCTACGGTAGAATCCAAAGTGGCGATTGTGTTTGACTGGGATAACTGGTGGGCCATCGAGAAATCCAGCGGTCCTACCGTTGCCCTGAATTATGTGGATCAAATTCACAAATATTACGCTGCCTTCTTCCGCCGCAATATCCAAGTGGATATTGTCAGCGTGGATACCGATCTTAGCAAGTATGATATTGTTCTTGCTCCGGTACTTTATATGGTCAAACCGGGATTTGCCGCCAAACTGGAGAAGTTTGTTGAAGCCGGCGGAACGTTCCTGACCACATTCTTCAGCGGCATTGTCAATGAGAGTGACCTCGTCACTACAGGTGGTTACCCAGGTGAACTTCGTAAGCTGCTTGGAATCTGGGTCGAAGAGATCGACGCTCTGCTCCCTGAGCAGAAGAACAGCATCGTGCTGAAAGACACATATGGTGATCTTCAAGGCAAATATGAGTGCGGCATGCTGTGTGACCTGCTGCATAGTGAAGGTGCTGAAGTGATCGCCGAGTATGGAGATGATTTCTATCAAGGCATGCCTGTCGTAACCCGCAACACGTTCGGTCAGGGTGAGGCATGGTATGTGGCTTCCGATCCGGAAGAACGCTTCCTGGATGGCCTGCTGGGACAGCTTGCGGCAGCCAAAAACATCCACCCTTTGCTCGAAACACCAGATGGTGTGGAAGTAAGCGCACGTACAAAAGACGGCAAGCAGTATCTCTTCGTCATGAACCACAATGCGACCACTCAGTCGTATGAACTTGGAAATGATACTGCACAGGACCTCTTAACGGATCGTGAACTTTCAGGAAGTGTGGAGATTGAGGGCCGCGGTGTTCAGCTCCTTGAGATGAAGTGA
- a CDS encoding tagaturonate reductase: protein MSASTKRPRLKLNLLGNDGQRKCKEIMDRPVKVLQIGEGNFLRGFVDWMLHESARQGKFHGSVVVTQPRQGGKAKLEQIRDQDGLYTMITRGLSQGKAVERTEMISIFSQCMNPYEEWQAFLELAELPSLEFVISNTTESGLKYIQSDYVEGEPVSSFPGKLTVFLHQRYIRFEGDPSRGLIHLPCELLEGNGDVLRSCVLRHSEDFGYSDAFRDWIKDHNLFLNNLVDRIVTGAPTQEEADTLAGRWGYEDQLINTAEPYHFWAIQADEGLDKKLPLKQAGLNVHWVKDLKPFQLRKVRILNGAHTLMSSIGILQGKQYVRETMEDPQFGTWIREAVHQEIVPALDMPDHQLDQYAEEVFERFLNPYINHKLQDIALNTIGKFKVRVLPTLLSYEQTQNSWPTRLVRGFAGLLLLYRPVNTLDGYHGHRFNGESVVLKDDPDVLAALTAHWESYDSLRRDRQQLNDRLAAVLSDSTIWGENLNERRGLREALLDEIVLLEGETE from the coding sequence ATGTCGGCGAGCACCAAACGACCAAGATTGAAGCTGAATCTGTTGGGAAACGACGGGCAGCGCAAGTGCAAGGAAATCATGGATCGTCCCGTAAAGGTACTGCAGATTGGCGAAGGTAACTTTTTGCGGGGATTTGTGGACTGGATGCTTCATGAGAGTGCTAGACAAGGCAAATTCCATGGCAGTGTGGTGGTTACCCAGCCAAGGCAAGGGGGAAAGGCGAAGCTGGAGCAGATCCGGGATCAGGATGGATTGTATACCATGATTACCCGAGGTCTTTCTCAAGGTAAAGCCGTGGAGCGCACCGAGATGATTTCGATCTTTTCCCAGTGCATGAATCCTTATGAAGAATGGCAGGCATTTTTGGAACTGGCCGAGCTTCCTTCACTGGAGTTTGTTATCTCCAATACGACGGAGTCAGGATTGAAATATATTCAGTCGGATTACGTGGAAGGAGAGCCTGTTTCTTCATTTCCAGGCAAGCTGACCGTGTTTCTCCATCAGCGTTATATACGGTTTGAGGGTGATCCTTCCAGAGGATTGATTCATCTGCCATGTGAGCTGCTCGAAGGAAATGGTGATGTACTGCGCAGCTGCGTATTGCGTCACAGTGAGGACTTTGGCTATTCCGATGCATTCCGTGATTGGATTAAAGACCATAACCTGTTCCTGAACAATTTGGTTGACCGGATCGTGACGGGTGCGCCAACTCAGGAAGAAGCTGACACGCTGGCAGGGCGCTGGGGTTATGAGGATCAACTGATTAACACGGCAGAGCCTTATCATTTCTGGGCCATCCAGGCTGATGAGGGACTGGACAAGAAACTGCCGCTGAAGCAGGCTGGACTTAATGTTCACTGGGTCAAAGATCTGAAGCCCTTTCAATTACGAAAAGTTCGCATTTTGAATGGCGCGCATACCTTGATGTCCTCCATTGGCATTCTTCAAGGCAAGCAGTATGTGAGGGAAACGATGGAGGATCCGCAATTCGGAACATGGATCAGGGAAGCCGTGCATCAGGAAATTGTGCCTGCGCTGGATATGCCGGATCATCAACTTGACCAGTACGCTGAAGAGGTATTCGAGCGATTCCTCAATCCCTATATCAATCATAAGCTTCAGGATATTGCGTTAAATACCATTGGCAAATTCAAGGTACGTGTTCTGCCTACCTTATTATCTTATGAACAAACTCAGAACAGCTGGCCGACACGCCTGGTTCGGGGGTTCGCCGGACTGTTGTTATTATACCGCCCGGTGAATACGTTAGACGGATACCACGGACATCGCTTCAACGGCGAATCTGTTGTGCTGAAGGATGACCCGGATGTTCTTGCAGCCCTAACTGCACACTGGGAGAGCTATGATTCACTCCGAAGGGACCGGCAGCAGTTGAACGACAGGCTGGCTGCCGTATTATCGGATTCAACCATTTGGGGAGAGAATCTGAATGAGCGAAGAGGGCTGCGCGAAGCGCTTCTTGATGAGATCGTTTTACTGGAAGGTGAGACGGAATGA
- a CDS encoding helix-turn-helix transcriptional regulator codes for MNKINRLAAIVMALQHGLETAHSLADKFEVSRRTILRDIQSLSEMNVPIIAISGPGGGFRLMEGYVLPPLQLDPVEAATLIFALEGISHYADTPFQEKRWTVMDKIKGIIPDDVMARIDPMLKQLNHCIPERSYILHHLEPLLACIPEHGWLRILYRSAARQRWLQIRPNRIYASAGFWYCDAYSEEHGEQRVFRVDRILEAESIDSSKTEQLTIDAERQLSQPRQFEKPAVRIRARLSYGAMVEAEQDRHIGEKLTEIAPDLWELSFLCPADQWDWAVRFFYRLGREAEVIEPEELRSEIRQHAQDVYRLYVSANPNSSTTT; via the coding sequence ATGAACAAAATAAATCGGCTTGCTGCCATCGTCATGGCGTTACAGCACGGACTGGAAACAGCACATTCACTGGCAGACAAGTTTGAAGTGTCCCGTCGTACCATTTTGCGAGATATCCAGTCCCTCTCCGAGATGAACGTGCCGATTATTGCTATTTCCGGCCCTGGCGGTGGCTTTCGGCTTATGGAGGGTTATGTACTCCCTCCACTGCAGCTGGATCCGGTGGAAGCCGCAACGCTCATATTCGCTCTTGAGGGAATTAGCCATTATGCAGATACACCTTTTCAAGAGAAACGCTGGACGGTTATGGATAAAATCAAAGGCATAATTCCGGATGATGTCATGGCTCGAATCGATCCTATGCTCAAACAGCTGAATCACTGTATTCCGGAGCGCAGCTATATTCTTCACCATCTGGAACCGCTCCTTGCATGCATTCCTGAACACGGTTGGTTGCGTATCCTGTATCGTTCGGCTGCACGCCAGCGCTGGCTCCAGATCCGTCCGAATCGCATTTATGCTTCTGCAGGATTCTGGTACTGTGATGCATATTCAGAGGAACATGGGGAACAGCGTGTGTTTCGAGTGGACCGAATTCTGGAAGCTGAGTCTATTGACTCCTCCAAAACCGAACAGTTAACGATAGATGCCGAACGCCAATTGAGCCAGCCTCGCCAATTTGAAAAACCTGCCGTTCGTATCAGAGCACGTTTAAGCTACGGTGCCATGGTCGAGGCAGAACAAGACAGGCACATTGGTGAGAAATTGACAGAGATTGCCCCGGATCTCTGGGAGCTTTCTTTCCTCTGTCCAGCAGACCAATGGGATTGGGCTGTTCGTTTCTTCTATCGTCTGGGTCGTGAAGCCGAAGTCATTGAACCCGAGGAACTCCGCAGCGAGATCAGGCAGCATGCCCAGGACGTGTACAGACTGTATGTGAGTGCCAACCCTAATTCCAGTACAACTACATAA
- a CDS encoding helix-turn-helix domain-containing protein, whose translation MVRSPVRTTIQSDSGIPFRLVYADTKAPHNELPDHLHDWHEIIYVYRGQGTIFIDTDLEDMQTGDLFIIPGNTVHRALPDEINPVTSSALFFSPGLLTAAAGGSASVLLSLFERCRRRRVYKRQLTPEEQAKVTAFIEEIHAEFQMENQLSAHAALLRLQLLLIFLERLEDADPARSVHSNSGPSWLSATLSNIDDKLRSGLSLSELALQAAVSPAHFSRAFKKYTGMTLTDYALARRVIMAKEHLLRNDDTMASVADACGFESLPHFYRQFKKITGTTPAAYRRTMNG comes from the coding sequence ATGGTACGCTCGCCCGTTCGCACAACCATCCAGTCAGATTCAGGCATTCCCTTTCGACTGGTCTATGCAGATACGAAAGCACCCCACAATGAACTGCCGGATCATCTGCATGATTGGCATGAAATCATTTACGTATATCGTGGTCAAGGGACCATTTTTATCGATACAGATCTTGAAGACATGCAGACAGGGGATTTATTCATCATTCCTGGTAATACAGTACACCGGGCTTTGCCGGATGAGATTAATCCTGTAACCTCTTCAGCTTTGTTTTTCAGTCCCGGATTACTGACAGCGGCTGCAGGAGGGAGCGCTTCAGTCCTGCTCTCCCTGTTCGAGCGATGCCGCAGACGCAGGGTTTATAAAAGACAGCTGACGCCGGAGGAACAAGCCAAAGTGACCGCGTTTATAGAAGAAATCCATGCCGAATTCCAGATGGAGAATCAGCTAAGCGCCCATGCAGCCCTGCTTCGGCTTCAATTGCTGCTCATATTTCTTGAGCGTCTCGAGGACGCAGACCCTGCGCGCTCTGTTCATTCCAATTCCGGTCCGAGTTGGCTGTCAGCTACCTTGTCCAATATTGATGATAAATTGCGCAGCGGACTTTCCCTGTCCGAGCTCGCTCTGCAGGCTGCAGTATCTCCTGCTCATTTCAGCCGGGCATTCAAAAAGTATACTGGCATGACCCTAACCGACTACGCTCTAGCCCGCCGGGTAATCATGGCGAAGGAGCATCTGCTTCGGAATGATGACACTATGGCATCGGTAGCGGATGCCTGCGGCTTTGAGAGTCTGCCCCATTTTTATCGGCAATTCAAAAAAATTACGGGTACCACGCCTGCGGCTTACCGCAGAACAATGAATGGTTAA
- a CDS encoding elongation factor G: MHNEFNRRNIGIFAHVDAGKTTTTEHMLYHGGIVRSPGRVDDGTAATDSLDIERERGISVQAAMTSLTWNNTVIDLVDTPGHIDFSSEVERSLRVMDGAILILSAVEGIQSQSETIWHALRSLRIPTIIYINKMDRIGASAAAIMEQVHSTFSPFACPVQSCVKDEDSFIGVHSLWRDQANQQTIPGLLEMIAELDEGIMESYINEVPLPSEQIDSTFRKLVHQGEIFPVCFGASGKGIGVSELLDAVTRFLPPPAITENSAVSGVVFKIERNKTMGRTAYVRMYGGSIHNRDTIYNTTRGLEEKVTQIRQMDGRKWSDTGAVHSGQIAALYGLSETNVGDIIGSPDTVPPMPHMAVPLLTVQVHGQDPARYPDLVAALQELTDEDPLLDLQWLPEDRELHLKVMGTIQLEILSSLLGSRFGLGVVFDPPSVIYKETLNASGEGFIAYTMPKPCWAILRFHMEPLPRGSGLIYESTVRTDQLLLRYQNEVQRRVPEALSQGMFGWEVTDLKVTLVEGEHHVWHTHPLDFVVATPMGIMDGLVRTGTKLLEPLLQFRLTVPEEYGGKALSDLVHMRATFEAPVIGGGRCIVEGQIPLASSMDYPVKLRSETGGRGVLVTSFAGYQDCPPDVKPMRKRRGVNPLDQSKYILSVRNAITS; encoded by the coding sequence ATGCATAACGAATTCAATCGCCGAAATATCGGTATCTTTGCTCACGTAGATGCAGGCAAAACAACCACAACAGAACATATGTTATATCATGGCGGCATTGTTCGCAGTCCCGGCCGGGTAGATGACGGTACGGCAGCTACGGACTCCCTGGACATTGAGAGAGAACGCGGAATTTCCGTACAGGCAGCCATGACCTCCCTTACATGGAACAATACCGTGATCGACCTCGTCGATACCCCAGGACATATCGATTTTAGCTCTGAAGTGGAACGTTCCCTACGTGTAATGGACGGTGCCATTCTCATTTTGTCAGCTGTGGAAGGGATTCAGTCCCAGAGTGAGACCATCTGGCACGCCCTGAGATCCCTTCGCATCCCCACCATTATTTATATCAATAAAATGGACCGGATTGGCGCATCTGCAGCAGCCATTATGGAACAGGTTCACTCCACGTTCTCTCCATTCGCATGCCCGGTACAATCTTGCGTAAAGGACGAGGATTCATTCATCGGTGTCCATTCCTTATGGCGTGATCAGGCGAATCAGCAAACGATTCCCGGACTCCTTGAGATGATTGCTGAGCTGGATGAAGGGATCATGGAATCCTACATTAATGAAGTCCCTCTGCCATCAGAGCAGATCGATTCAACATTCCGCAAGCTGGTTCATCAAGGAGAGATATTTCCGGTTTGTTTTGGTGCGTCGGGGAAAGGAATTGGAGTATCCGAACTTCTTGATGCGGTTACCCGGTTCCTCCCACCTCCTGCAATCACAGAGAATTCTGCAGTTTCGGGGGTTGTATTCAAAATTGAACGAAACAAAACGATGGGACGAACCGCTTACGTCCGCATGTACGGAGGCAGCATTCACAACCGGGACACGATCTATAACACGACCAGGGGACTGGAAGAAAAAGTGACTCAAATCCGCCAGATGGATGGTCGCAAATGGTCAGATACCGGAGCAGTACACAGCGGGCAGATTGCCGCTCTTTACGGTCTAAGCGAAACGAATGTAGGTGACATTATAGGAAGTCCAGACACCGTTCCTCCCATGCCCCATATGGCGGTGCCTTTGCTGACAGTACAGGTACACGGCCAGGATCCGGCACGTTACCCCGACCTTGTTGCTGCATTGCAGGAGTTAACCGATGAGGACCCGCTGCTTGATCTGCAATGGCTTCCGGAAGATCGGGAATTGCACCTCAAAGTCATGGGAACCATTCAGCTTGAGATTCTGTCGAGCTTGTTAGGCAGTCGTTTTGGATTGGGAGTTGTTTTTGACCCGCCTTCTGTCATTTACAAAGAAACGCTAAACGCTTCAGGTGAAGGCTTCATCGCTTATACGATGCCTAAACCCTGCTGGGCGATTCTTCGTTTCCATATGGAGCCTCTGCCTCGCGGAAGCGGGTTGATCTATGAATCCACCGTTCGAACAGACCAACTGCTGCTGCGGTATCAAAATGAAGTACAGCGCCGTGTACCAGAAGCCCTGTCTCAAGGCATGTTCGGCTGGGAAGTCACCGATCTGAAAGTCACGCTTGTTGAAGGAGAGCATCATGTCTGGCATACGCATCCGCTGGACTTTGTCGTTGCTACGCCGATGGGAATCATGGATGGCCTGGTTCGTACAGGAACGAAACTGCTGGAGCCGCTTCTGCAATTCCGCTTGACGGTACCGGAAGAATACGGAGGCAAGGCACTAAGCGATCTTGTGCATATGCGTGCAACGTTCGAAGCGCCTGTTATTGGCGGCGGGAGATGTATTGTGGAAGGGCAGATTCCGCTAGCCTCTTCCATGGATTATCCGGTGAAGCTCCGCTCTGAAACCGGGGGACGGGGTGTACTTGTCACCTCTTTTGCCGGATATCAGGATTGCCCTCCGGATGTGAAACCGATGCGCAAGCGCAGGGGCGTGAATCCGCTGGATCAATCCAAATATATTTTAAGCGTTCGTAATGCGATAACATCATAA
- a CDS encoding alpha/beta hydrolase, with amino-acid sequence MTTTTIPLWDHAAPHAAKGHEEEMPHLIPFIQPGSESAVIVCPGGAYGFLADHEGAPIAELLNRAGISAFVLKYRVAPHQHPAQLSDGQRAIRYVRAHAQEFGINPSKIAVLGFSAGGHLTATLGTLYDKGQPNHEDPIERESSRPDRVILCYPVITMESYGHAGSRENLLGPNASPEQIRAFSAEQQVKADAPEAFIWHTSDDEAVPVENSLRYALALGAQGIPYDLHVFEKGSHGLGLAEDDHAVRAWSDLLLTWLKNQGW; translated from the coding sequence TTGACAACAACAACCATTCCATTATGGGATCACGCAGCACCTCATGCGGCTAAAGGGCATGAAGAAGAGATGCCTCATCTCATACCTTTTATTCAGCCTGGTTCCGAGAGCGCTGTCATTGTTTGTCCCGGTGGTGCTTACGGGTTTCTTGCTGACCACGAAGGAGCTCCAATTGCCGAGTTGCTTAACCGTGCAGGTATTAGTGCATTTGTGCTGAAATACCGGGTAGCCCCGCATCAGCATCCTGCACAACTATCCGATGGTCAGCGTGCTATCCGATATGTACGCGCCCATGCCCAGGAATTTGGGATCAATCCTTCCAAAATTGCTGTACTTGGTTTCTCTGCAGGCGGTCATCTTACAGCTACACTGGGTACCTTGTATGATAAAGGACAGCCGAATCATGAAGATCCGATTGAGCGTGAAAGCTCACGTCCGGATCGGGTTATCCTCTGTTATCCGGTTATCACGATGGAGTCGTATGGACATGCTGGTTCGCGCGAAAATCTGCTGGGCCCGAATGCCTCGCCTGAACAGATTAGAGCATTTAGCGCAGAGCAGCAGGTTAAAGCTGACGCACCTGAAGCATTTATCTGGCATACAAGTGACGACGAGGCCGTGCCGGTCGAGAACAGTTTGCGTTATGCACTTGCATTGGGTGCCCAAGGTATTCCTTATGATCTGCATGTATTTGAAAAAGGATCGCATGGTCTGGGCCTTGCTGAAGATGATCATGCTGTTCGGGCGTGGTCGGATCTGTTGCTGACTTGGCTCAAAAATCAAGGATGGTAA
- a CDS encoding UxaA family hydrolase, giving the protein MNTTSTTHDWIAIQPQDDVIIALRDYTKGETVNLPDGASFTLLDDVPKGHKIAVHGIEPGDDVLKYGFSIGIAKERIEQGNWIHSHNLKTGLHGLLEYEYQPGASVQADMPPEHLRTFEGYLRPNGEAGIRNEIWIVNTVGCINKVCEALARMGQSQFGSRVDGVYHFPHPFGCSQLGDDLKYTQQLLASLVEHPNAGGVLVIGLGCENNQVDQFRECIAPEYQSKVRFLKAQETDDELEEGLRLMEELVEIAELEQRQPLPLSKLKIGLKCGGSDGLSGITANPLVGSVADMLVAAGGTAILTEVPEMFGAETILMNRAANEQVFGDLVDLINGFKQYFVNHGQNIYENPSPGNKAGGITTLEEKSLGCTQKGGRSSVVDVLRYGKRVTQTGLNIVEAPGNDLVSVTALSAAGAHIVLFTTGRGTPFGGPVPTVKIATQSDLANRKKHWIDFNAGQLLEGRTMDEVKVQLFSQLIDIASGRVQTLSEQHGFREIAIFKDGVIL; this is encoded by the coding sequence ATGAATACAACAAGTACAACGCATGACTGGATTGCCATACAGCCACAGGATGATGTGATCATAGCTCTTCGTGATTACACAAAGGGAGAAACGGTCAACCTCCCTGACGGAGCTTCATTTACACTGCTTGATGATGTGCCCAAAGGCCATAAGATCGCTGTACATGGAATCGAACCAGGAGATGATGTCCTGAAATATGGTTTCTCCATCGGTATTGCCAAGGAACGGATTGAACAAGGGAACTGGATTCATAGCCATAATCTGAAAACAGGGCTGCATGGCTTGCTGGAATATGAGTATCAGCCTGGTGCATCCGTTCAAGCAGATATGCCCCCGGAACATTTACGGACATTTGAAGGCTATTTACGCCCTAATGGGGAGGCAGGCATACGCAATGAAATATGGATCGTTAATACGGTAGGATGCATCAACAAGGTATGCGAGGCACTGGCACGTATGGGGCAGTCACAGTTCGGAAGCAGAGTGGACGGCGTGTACCATTTCCCTCATCCATTCGGCTGCTCGCAGCTTGGCGATGATCTGAAGTATACCCAGCAGCTGCTGGCTTCCCTCGTCGAACATCCGAACGCAGGCGGAGTATTGGTTATCGGACTGGGCTGTGAAAATAATCAGGTAGACCAGTTCCGCGAATGCATCGCACCTGAATATCAGTCGAAGGTTCGTTTTCTCAAGGCGCAGGAAACAGATGATGAACTTGAAGAGGGTTTGCGCCTGATGGAAGAGCTGGTGGAGATTGCCGAGCTGGAACAGCGCCAGCCTCTTCCACTTAGCAAGCTCAAAATCGGATTGAAGTGTGGCGGTTCAGATGGTTTATCCGGCATTACTGCCAATCCGCTAGTGGGCTCGGTTGCCGATATGCTGGTTGCTGCAGGAGGGACGGCCATTCTGACCGAAGTGCCAGAGATGTTCGGGGCAGAAACCATTTTGATGAATCGGGCTGCCAATGAACAGGTTTTCGGTGATTTGGTGGATTTGATTAACGGATTCAAGCAGTACTTTGTAAATCATGGTCAGAACATATATGAGAATCCTTCCCCTGGTAACAAAGCCGGTGGCATTACGACACTCGAAGAGAAATCATTGGGTTGTACTCAAAAAGGCGGCCGTTCTTCCGTCGTTGATGTGCTTCGTTATGGCAAACGTGTAACCCAAACCGGCTTGAACATTGTAGAGGCGCCCGGCAATGACTTGGTGTCAGTCACGGCCTTATCAGCTGCAGGTGCTCACATTGTACTGTTTACTACAGGAAGGGGGACCCCATTCGGAGGTCCGGTACCTACGGTCAAGATTGCAACGCAATCGGATCTGGCGAATCGGAAAAAACATTGGATCGACTTCAACGCAGGTCAACTGCTTGAAGGACGGACGATGGATGAGGTGAAAGTCCAGCTCTTCAGCCAGTTGATTGACATTGCCTCAGGACGTGTTCAGACACTTAGTGAGCAGCATGGGTTCAGGGAAATTGCCATATTCAAAGATGGTGTAATTCTATAG
- a CDS encoding AraC family transcriptional regulator: protein MREAAEYWLKLTDREENTMLISPTHRRYFMTPREEPLPLYIESIGYNGNQENVLRPAGYPCYHWLQTVKGAGEFHFAGSTVVLGEGSGILLPPNEPHEYVPSLGEWETLYITFGGSQCPAIAEALGLGEAALHQWDAGSPLENYGRKVLDSISSDQDLSGLEASADMYRFLILLKKHGKTGSRSSISHAVERLAPLIAFMDQHYADPDIGLEQMAAVPGITPRHLNTLFKQSFGMTAYSYFILLRIRKSKEWMTGNSKLTVKETAARVGFRDASHFVATFRRIEGVTPEQFRTLYL from the coding sequence ATGAGAGAAGCAGCTGAGTATTGGCTGAAGCTTACCGATCGAGAGGAGAACACCATGTTAATCTCACCAACCCATCGAAGATATTTCATGACGCCGCGTGAAGAGCCGCTCCCCCTGTATATTGAAAGCATTGGTTATAACGGCAATCAGGAGAATGTACTTAGGCCTGCAGGCTACCCTTGTTATCACTGGCTTCAGACAGTGAAAGGAGCAGGGGAGTTCCATTTTGCTGGTTCAACTGTCGTTCTTGGTGAAGGCTCCGGAATTCTCCTGCCTCCGAATGAGCCGCATGAATATGTACCTTCATTAGGGGAGTGGGAAACGCTCTATATTACGTTTGGCGGATCCCAGTGTCCGGCCATTGCCGAGGCACTTGGACTTGGAGAGGCGGCACTTCATCAATGGGATGCCGGAAGCCCGCTGGAGAACTACGGCAGGAAGGTGCTGGATTCCATCAGTAGCGACCAGGACTTGTCCGGTCTGGAAGCTTCCGCCGATATGTACCGCTTTTTGATCCTGCTCAAAAAACACGGCAAGACCGGCAGCCGATCATCCATCTCGCATGCCGTGGAACGGCTAGCACCGCTCATTGCATTCATGGACCAGCATTATGCAGATCCCGATATTGGCCTGGAACAGATGGCTGCCGTGCCAGGAATTACTCCAAGGCATTTGAATACGTTGTTTAAACAATCATTCGGCATGACGGCCTACAGCTATTTTATTCTTCTGCGGATTCGCAAATCCAAGGAATGGATGACAGGGAACAGCAAATTGACCGTGAAGGAAACGGCTGCGCGCGTTGGCTTTCGCGATGCGAGCCATTTTGTAGCGACATTTCGGCGAATCGAAGGTGTAACACCTGAGCAGTTTCGAACGTTATATTTATAG